A single genomic interval of Halomonas sp. GT harbors:
- a CDS encoding tRNA-uridine aminocarboxypropyltransferase has protein sequence MSDATSQPPESSSLTDYDPATGHPRPPRREFKARGSFVTRCEGCNLPELNCLCPYQVEADSTAQVWLLTHSIEHYKPTNTGRLIGDVLTQTKVFTWYRTAPDEELAELLKDPRYAPFVIFPDDQPDYADRVVDINAVHAVKQQARIPVFVILDGTWRQARRMFRKSPYLDALPVLPLRTERETRYRLRKPASKAHLCTAEVAIELLRQSGDENAADVLDDYFDVFNDSYAESRYYRKIAEPTTAMQRLLDRKG, from the coding sequence ATGTCTGACGCTACGTCACAGCCCCCTGAGTCTTCATCATTGACTGACTACGACCCTGCTACGGGGCATCCGCGTCCACCTCGGCGTGAATTTAAAGCACGGGGCAGTTTTGTCACACGCTGTGAAGGGTGCAATCTTCCTGAGCTCAACTGCCTGTGCCCTTATCAGGTGGAAGCGGATAGCACCGCCCAGGTGTGGCTATTGACCCACTCTATAGAACACTACAAGCCAACTAATACAGGACGGTTAATTGGGGATGTGCTGACGCAAACCAAAGTGTTTACCTGGTATCGCACCGCACCGGACGAAGAATTAGCCGAACTGCTTAAAGATCCACGCTATGCGCCTTTTGTGATCTTTCCAGATGACCAGCCCGACTACGCAGACCGTGTGGTGGATATTAATGCCGTGCACGCTGTGAAGCAGCAAGCACGTATTCCGGTATTTGTAATTTTAGATGGCACATGGCGCCAAGCGCGACGTATGTTCCGCAAGAGTCCTTATCTGGATGCGCTACCGGTACTACCGCTACGCACTGAGCGGGAAACACGTTATCGGCTACGCAAACCTGCCTCTAAAGCGCACCTGTGTACGGCAGAGGTTGCCATTGAACTGCTGCGCCAAAGTGGTGATGAAAATGCCGCCGATGTGCTAGACGATTACTTTGATGTATTTAACGATAGCTATGCCGAGAGCCGCTACTATCGCAAAATTGCTGAACCAACCACTGCCATGCAGCGGCTATTAGACCGAAAGGGTTAG
- the bioB gene encoding biotin synthase BioB — MTATAFNAAAPRHDWTLEEINALFALPFNDLLFKAQQVHRAHFDANAVQVSTLLSIKTGACPEDCKYCPQSGHYTTQLEKEKLLEIEKVVAQAKAAKEAGASRFCMGAAWRSPRDKDLLLVEEMVRQVKALGLETCMTLGMVDGAQANRLAAAGLDYYNHNLDTSPDFYGEIITTRTFSDRLDTLATVREAGMKVCSGGILGMGEGAQDRSALLQQLAKLSPHPESVPINMLVKVPGTPLENVEDLDPLEFIRAIAVARIMMPQSHVRLSAGREQMSESTQALAFLAGANSIFYGDKLLTTGNPQAERDRALFAKLGLHPERRDTCEDEATHTERLTQKAQQRALAERAAALAVDASV, encoded by the coding sequence GTGACCGCCACCGCTTTCAATGCCGCCGCCCCGCGCCACGACTGGACGCTGGAAGAGATTAATGCGCTGTTCGCGCTGCCCTTCAACGACCTGCTATTTAAAGCTCAGCAAGTGCATCGTGCCCACTTTGATGCTAACGCGGTGCAGGTCTCGACTCTGCTGTCGATTAAAACGGGGGCTTGCCCAGAAGACTGCAAATATTGCCCGCAGTCCGGTCACTACACTACCCAGCTCGAAAAAGAGAAACTGCTGGAAATCGAAAAGGTCGTTGCCCAGGCCAAGGCTGCCAAAGAAGCTGGCGCTAGCCGTTTCTGTATGGGCGCAGCATGGCGCAGCCCGCGGGACAAAGATTTACTGCTGGTCGAAGAGATGGTTCGCCAAGTAAAAGCCTTGGGGCTGGAAACCTGCATGACATTAGGTATGGTCGACGGTGCCCAAGCCAACCGCTTGGCGGCTGCTGGGCTGGATTACTACAACCATAACCTAGACACCTCCCCCGACTTTTACGGTGAAATCATCACCACCCGCACCTTCAGCGACCGCCTAGACACCCTGGCCACCGTGCGTGAAGCGGGGATGAAAGTATGCTCCGGCGGCATTTTAGGCATGGGCGAAGGCGCACAAGACCGCAGCGCGCTGTTACAGCAGTTAGCCAAGTTGTCACCGCACCCAGAATCCGTGCCCATCAATATGCTGGTTAAAGTACCGGGCACACCGCTTGAGAACGTCGAAGACTTGGACCCGCTTGAGTTTATCCGCGCTATCGCGGTGGCGCGTATTATGATGCCGCAAAGCCATGTGCGGCTTTCCGCTGGCCGCGAACAGATGAGCGAGTCGACTCAAGCACTGGCATTTTTGGCTGGAGCCAACTCGATCTTCTACGGCGACAAACTACTCACCACCGGCAATCCTCAGGCAGAACGCGACCGCGCGCTATTTGCAAAATTAGGCCTGCACCCAGAACGCCGTGATACCTGCGAAGATGAAGCCACTCACACCGAGCGACTCACCCAAAAAGCTCAGCAGCGCGCCCTGGCAGAGCGGGCAGCAGCACTGGCGGTAGATGCCAGTGTCTGA
- the bioF gene encoding 8-amino-7-oxononanoate synthase, with amino-acid sequence MPVSDAWLQRLASARQQRVDEQRWRHRRVNTHSTLDFAGNDYLGLAHDPRVQAAQAEGARRFGAGAGASHLVSGHLEVHDALEDALAEWTGRQRVLLFSTGYMANLGVLQALADSNTATFQDRLNHASLLDGAVLSGARSRRFHHRNSADLEHLLARSSATHKLVISDGVFSMDGDVADIATLAHVSQQHNAWLMIDDAHGLGVLGANGGGCVEGFDSQAVPILVGTLGKALGTAGAFVAGDAALIDHLIQFARSYIYTTAQPPSIAASTLEALAIVQREPEHRQRLQRHISYFRQQALALELPLADSHTPIQPLLLGNEPRTMAWAAKLAQRGIHVGAIRPPTVPNGAARLRITLSARHTPEDIDRLIEGLSACQREETACPA; translated from the coding sequence ATGCCAGTGTCTGACGCGTGGCTGCAGCGCCTAGCCAGCGCCCGTCAGCAGCGTGTCGATGAACAGCGCTGGCGGCACCGGCGGGTGAACACCCACAGCACGCTGGACTTTGCCGGCAATGACTATCTCGGACTGGCTCATGATCCACGTGTGCAAGCTGCCCAGGCAGAGGGTGCGCGCCGCTTTGGCGCAGGCGCGGGCGCGTCGCACTTGGTCAGCGGGCACTTGGAAGTTCACGACGCACTGGAAGACGCGCTAGCCGAGTGGACCGGACGGCAGCGTGTACTGCTGTTTTCCACTGGCTATATGGCTAACCTTGGCGTGTTGCAGGCGCTCGCCGACTCAAATACCGCCACTTTTCAAGACCGTTTGAACCATGCCTCGCTACTCGATGGCGCAGTGTTAAGCGGCGCTCGCTCGCGGCGTTTTCATCACCGCAACAGCGCTGATCTTGAACACCTGTTAGCGCGCAGCTCCGCCACCCATAAGCTGGTGATCAGCGACGGCGTGTTCAGTATGGATGGCGACGTTGCTGATATTGCCACCCTTGCCCACGTCAGCCAGCAGCACAACGCCTGGCTAATGATTGATGACGCTCACGGTCTGGGCGTGTTAGGCGCTAATGGCGGCGGCTGTGTGGAAGGTTTTGATAGCCAAGCGGTGCCTATTTTGGTGGGTACACTGGGCAAAGCACTGGGCACCGCTGGCGCGTTTGTGGCCGGTGACGCGGCGCTGATTGACCACCTCATCCAGTTTGCTCGCAGCTATATCTATACCACGGCCCAGCCCCCCAGCATTGCCGCATCGACCCTGGAAGCGCTGGCTATCGTGCAGCGCGAGCCTGAACATCGCCAGCGGCTCCAGCGCCATATCAGCTACTTCCGCCAGCAAGCCCTGGCGCTAGAGCTGCCCTTAGCCGACTCCCATACACCTATTCAACCGCTGTTACTCGGCAACGAACCACGCACCATGGCTTGGGCGGCTAAGCTCGCCCAACGGGGCATTCACGTCGGAGCGATTCGTCCCCCCACGGTACCCAATGGTGCCGCAAGGCTGCGCATTACGCTGAGTGCCCGCCACACACCAGAGGATATTGATCGGCTTATTGAAGGGCTGAGTGCCTGTCAGCGTGAGGAAACAGCATGTCCCGCCTAG